The window CGGCCTCCAGGGCGGCGGCGCGCACGGCGGCGTCATCGAGCGCGCCTTCGACGAGGCGATTGAGGCCGATCACCTCACGGGACCCGCCGATGGCCACCAGCTCCACTTCGCGCGTGTCGCCGGGCTCGAAGCGAACGGCCGTGCCCGAGGCGACGTTCAAGCGCATGCCATATGCTGCTGGGCGGTCGAACGACAGGCAACGATTCACTTCGAAGAAATGGAAGTGCGAGCCCACCTGAACCGGGCGATCACCGGTGTTCGCCACCTCGAGGCGCCTCGTCGCTCGGCCGGCGTTCAGCTCGATCGGGTCAGGGGCAAAAAAATATTCTCCGGGGATCATGACCTCACCTAATGGGCTGATGGATCGTCACGAGCTTGGTGCCATCGGGAAACGTCCCTTCCACCTGAATCTCCCCGATCATCTCGGCGACGCCCTCCATGACCGCATCCTGGGGAAGGATGGTCGGGCCGACGCTCATGATCTCGGCCACGGACTTGCCGTCGCGGATGAGCTCCAGGATCTCCGACGTAATGAGGGCCACCGCTTCCGGATGATTCAGCTTCAGGCCGCGCGCGCGACGCTTTCGAGCGAGCTCGCCCGCGCTGAAGATGAGCAGTTTGTCGATTTCGCGCGGTGTTAGATGCACGCAAGCGCCTCGTGGAAGGTTGGCTAGACGTTAACACACGGGAGGTGCACTACCCAATGTC of the Vicinamibacteria bacterium genome contains:
- a CDS encoding urease subunit beta, with the protein product MIPGEYFFAPDPIELNAGRATRRLEVANTGDRPVQVGSHFHFFEVNRCLSFDRPAAYGMRLNVASGTAVRFEPGDTREVELVAIGGSREVIGLNRLVEGALDDAAVRAAALEAVGRFLKPSP
- the ureA gene encoding urease subunit gamma; this translates as MHLTPREIDKLLIFSAGELARKRRARGLKLNHPEAVALITSEILELIRDGKSVAEIMSVGPTILPQDAVMEGVAEMIGEIQVEGTFPDGTKLVTIHQPIR